A single region of the Salicibibacter cibi genome encodes:
- a CDS encoding response regulator transcription factor: MKKMLIIEDEMHIAELERDYLQVNGYSSDIAMTGEEGLKLANENNYDLIILDLMLPGVDGFYICRKLRDRLDIPILMVTARKEDIDKIRGFDRGADDYIQKPFNPSELVARVKAHLSRYERLVKKNSEPNEIRIKGLHIDMNSRRLYVNGKEKNLRAKEFDLLVLFASNLDHVFTKEDLFERIWGIDSFGDITTVTVHIRKLREKIEEDPSNPKYIQTIWGVGYRFKK; encoded by the coding sequence TTGAAAAAGATGTTAATCATTGAGGACGAGATGCATATTGCGGAATTGGAAAGAGATTATTTGCAAGTGAACGGGTATTCCTCAGACATTGCCATGACGGGTGAAGAAGGATTGAAACTAGCGAATGAAAACAATTATGATCTTATTATTCTGGACTTAATGCTGCCTGGTGTTGATGGATTTTACATTTGCAGGAAACTTCGAGATAGATTGGATATTCCCATTTTAATGGTGACCGCGCGAAAGGAAGACATTGATAAAATACGTGGGTTTGATCGTGGTGCTGATGATTATATCCAGAAGCCTTTTAATCCGAGTGAGCTTGTCGCGAGAGTGAAAGCTCACTTGTCCAGATATGAACGGCTTGTGAAAAAGAATAGTGAACCAAATGAAATTCGTATAAAAGGCCTGCACATTGACATGAATTCACGTAGGCTTTATGTCAACGGAAAAGAAAAAAATTTACGCGCGAAAGAGTTTGATTTGTTGGTATTGTTCGCTTCTAATCTAGACCACGTGTTTACGAAAGAAGATTTATTTGAGCGGATTTGGGGAATCGACTCATTCGGAGATATTACGACCGTAACTGTTCATATTCGAAAATTAAGGGAAAAAATAGAAGAAGATCCCTCCAATCCAAAGTATATTCAAACAATATGGGGAGTAGGCTATCGGTTTAAAAAATAA
- a CDS encoding iron-hydroxamate ABC transporter substrate-binding protein, producing the protein MGKKSIMMVFCCLTLAGCGNGSSEETDRTVHIDGEDVEVPDDPERIVTDFYAGELLTVDANVVGAGSIAFDNPFLEEELAEVEDIGEPPNVEKILELDPDLIVAMYDDNLEQLEQIAPTVHIPYNTATNVEEMTEMFGDIVGAEEEAQTFLNDYHDKTEEAREDIKDHVPANATFGLYEITNDNELYVFGENFGRGGQVLYDALDLDAPDIIEDEVMNEEDVLMLSQEVVPEYAADYMFLTSYDPENQHHAKDQLESSSVWQGLDAVQQGRYRLNDYDTFYPYDPISVYHQIDLFVDMIREMEADG; encoded by the coding sequence ATGGGAAAAAAGAGCATAATGATGGTGTTTTGTTGCCTTACGTTGGCGGGATGTGGGAATGGATCTTCTGAGGAAACCGATCGCACGGTTCATATTGACGGCGAAGATGTTGAAGTGCCCGATGATCCTGAACGTATTGTCACCGATTTTTACGCCGGCGAATTGTTAACTGTTGATGCCAATGTCGTGGGGGCGGGATCGATCGCGTTTGATAATCCTTTCCTTGAAGAGGAACTCGCAGAGGTTGAAGATATCGGGGAGCCACCTAATGTGGAAAAAATTCTGGAGCTGGATCCGGACTTAATTGTGGCGATGTATGATGATAATCTTGAGCAATTAGAGCAAATTGCCCCGACGGTACATATTCCATATAACACAGCGACCAACGTTGAAGAGATGACGGAAATGTTTGGAGACATTGTAGGGGCTGAAGAGGAAGCACAGACATTCTTAAATGACTATCACGATAAGACCGAAGAGGCTCGAGAGGACATAAAGGATCACGTTCCCGCAAATGCGACCTTTGGACTTTACGAAATTACGAATGACAATGAGTTATATGTTTTTGGGGAAAATTTCGGCCGCGGTGGTCAAGTATTATATGACGCTTTGGATTTAGATGCCCCTGACATTATTGAAGACGAAGTCATGAATGAAGAAGATGTGCTTATGCTCTCTCAAGAAGTGGTTCCCGAATATGCGGCGGATTATATGTTTCTCACGAGTTATGATCCGGAAAATCAGCATCATGCCAAAGATCAGCTAGAGAGTTCATCCGTTTGGCAAGGATTAGATGCCGTACAACAAGGACGTTATCGTCTCAATGATTATGACACTTTTTATCCTTACGATCCCATTTCCGTCTACCATCAGATTGATTTATTTGTGGATATGATTAGGGAAATGGAAGCCGATGGTTAA
- a CDS encoding FecCD family ABC transporter permease, with protein sequence MVNQKPPTSKQVRAKPMAVTMIMVAGTILLVCAGVISITLGAASITPETVWQTIVAYDESLTDHQIIQEIRLPRVVGAVLIGSFLAISGALMQGMTRNPLAEPSIIGITDGAALALAIMFAFFPSVPYAGSLFAAFIGAGVGTALVFLVGSLAKGGLTPAKLALAGVTIGAFLSAISSGIAIYFDVAQDLSFWFAGGLANIDWPRVQLMLPVALIGMVIALWLARSITILSLGKDVAQGLGQRTVMVRTVGIVAVMLMTGAAVAVAGTIGFIGLVIPHITRALVGLDYRYIVPCSAILGSLLLIVADILVRLVNAPYETPVGAITALVGVPFFLYLARKEGRGV encoded by the coding sequence ATGGTGAATCAGAAGCCTCCGACGTCGAAGCAGGTTCGCGCAAAACCGATGGCTGTTACCATGATCATGGTTGCCGGCACGATACTCTTAGTTTGCGCAGGTGTGATTTCTATTACTCTAGGCGCGGCCAGTATTACGCCTGAGACAGTGTGGCAAACCATCGTAGCTTATGATGAGTCGCTCACAGACCACCAAATTATTCAAGAAATACGCCTCCCAAGGGTAGTTGGTGCTGTGCTGATAGGGAGCTTTCTCGCTATTTCGGGAGCACTGATGCAAGGGATGACAAGGAACCCCCTTGCAGAGCCTTCGATTATTGGGATTACAGATGGGGCGGCTTTAGCGCTCGCGATCATGTTTGCCTTCTTCCCGAGCGTGCCTTATGCCGGTTCCTTATTTGCGGCATTTATCGGGGCTGGTGTGGGAACGGCGCTTGTTTTTCTTGTCGGTTCGTTGGCGAAGGGAGGATTAACGCCAGCTAAACTTGCGCTAGCCGGGGTCACGATTGGTGCTTTTTTAAGCGCTATATCTTCAGGTATTGCAATCTATTTTGATGTCGCCCAAGATTTAAGTTTCTGGTTTGCCGGTGGTCTGGCTAACATCGATTGGCCACGCGTCCAGCTTATGCTTCCCGTTGCGTTAATCGGGATGGTTATAGCTCTTTGGTTAGCCCGTTCGATCACCATTTTAAGTTTGGGAAAAGATGTAGCTCAAGGTTTAGGACAACGCACAGTTATGGTTCGAACGGTGGGCATCGTGGCCGTGATGCTCATGACAGGCGCTGCCGTTGCTGTTGCCGGCACCATTGGTTTTATTGGCTTAGTCATTCCCCATATCACCCGCGCTTTAGTTGGTCTTGATTACCGTTATATCGTTCCGTGTTCGGCCATTCTTGGCAGTTTACTATTGATCGTAGCGGATATTCTGGTTCGCCTTGTCAATGCGCCTTACGAAACGCCGGTGGGAGCGATAACGGCCTTAGTCGGCGTTCCTTTTTTTCTTTATCTTGCTCGCAAAGAAGGGAGGGGCGTCTGA
- a CDS encoding FecCD family ABC transporter permease — protein MKRTIWIYVAIVGLIICVFLLSLQMGTMTIAPLDVWRTMMGEGTDQHALVLFEFRLPRMVTALLVGAGLAISGAILQSLSRNELADPGILGINAGAGLAVVLFIYFFQGSSTSLGETVFALPIFAFVGALTAAFLIYTLAWKKGVTPIRLVLVGIGLNAGFTAILIVFQLRMNPDDFMQATVWLNGDIWGTSWTSTLAVLPWMLLLIPLVMAQARNLNVMRLGDPSAVSLGIKVERTRRRLLVWAVMLAGASVSVGGAISFLGLVAPHIARRLVGPRHQVMIPTAAMMGALILLFADMVGRNLLSPSEIPVGIVVAVIGAPYFLYLLMKTP, from the coding sequence ATGAAGCGAACCATATGGATTTATGTGGCCATCGTAGGGCTAATTATTTGTGTTTTTCTCTTAAGTTTGCAAATGGGAACGATGACGATTGCTCCTCTTGATGTTTGGCGAACAATGATGGGAGAGGGCACTGACCAGCACGCGCTCGTTTTATTCGAATTTCGATTGCCAAGAATGGTGACTGCTTTGTTGGTGGGGGCTGGATTAGCGATTTCAGGGGCGATTTTACAAAGTCTTTCCCGTAACGAATTAGCCGATCCGGGCATTCTTGGCATCAACGCGGGGGCCGGTTTGGCGGTTGTCCTTTTCATTTATTTTTTTCAAGGGTCAAGCACGTCGTTGGGTGAGACGGTCTTTGCGCTTCCCATTTTCGCGTTTGTCGGTGCGCTCACGGCAGCATTTCTCATCTATACACTTGCTTGGAAAAAGGGCGTTACCCCCATTCGGTTAGTTCTCGTCGGCATTGGGTTAAATGCAGGATTTACAGCGATTCTGATCGTTTTTCAATTGCGCATGAATCCCGATGACTTTATGCAAGCCACAGTTTGGCTCAACGGGGATATCTGGGGAACGAGTTGGACCAGCACACTTGCGGTTTTGCCGTGGATGCTCCTTCTCATCCCCCTCGTGATGGCACAGGCGAGGAACCTGAATGTTATGCGGTTAGGGGATCCATCGGCGGTATCATTAGGGATCAAGGTTGAACGTACACGTCGCCGTTTGCTCGTATGGGCGGTCATGTTGGCGGGGGCGTCGGTGTCTGTTGGCGGGGCGATTTCGTTCCTTGGGCTTGTAGCCCCTCACATTGCTCGTCGTCTTGTTGGTCCGCGCCACCAGGTCATGATTCCGACAGCTGCTATGATGGGGGCCTTAATCCTGCTATTCGCGGATATGGTCGGCCGCAATCTTCTCTCTCCATCAGAAATACCCGTAGGCATTGTTGTGGCGGTTATTGGCGCTCCGTATTTTCTGTATTTACTCATGAAAACCCCATAG
- a CDS encoding ABC transporter ATP-binding protein, whose protein sequence is MTRLEANHLSIRYEKEAIVDDLTMYIPEGKITTIIGPNGCGKSTILKTLARVMKASKGAVYLDGKSIHTQPTKQIAQKMAVLPQSPEAPSGLKVRELVAYGRHPHQKGFAALRKQDYDMIALALEQTGLEALADRPIDTLSGGQRQRVWIAMALAQQTDLLLLDEPTTYLDLAHQLEVLQVLQHLNEQQGRTIVLVVHDINHASRFADHMVALREGAIVQEGVPEEVMSAQVLRDVFHIHADVVSDPRNGKPVCLSYDLLSHTDSQQASQNFYSLGGKHGAG, encoded by the coding sequence ATGACACGTCTAGAAGCCAATCATCTATCGATCCGTTATGAAAAAGAAGCCATCGTCGATGATCTGACAATGTACATTCCGGAAGGAAAAATCACAACCATCATCGGGCCGAACGGCTGCGGAAAATCGACGATTTTAAAAACGTTAGCTCGCGTAATGAAAGCATCAAAAGGAGCCGTTTATTTAGATGGGAAATCAATTCATACGCAACCGACGAAACAGATTGCGCAAAAAATGGCCGTACTGCCGCAATCACCAGAAGCACCAAGTGGATTAAAAGTACGAGAGCTTGTGGCATACGGGAGACATCCTCATCAAAAAGGATTTGCAGCGTTGCGCAAACAAGATTACGACATGATTGCTCTTGCGCTCGAACAGACCGGCTTGGAAGCTTTGGCTGATAGACCTATAGATACCCTATCCGGTGGTCAACGACAGCGCGTATGGATTGCCATGGCGCTTGCCCAGCAAACGGACTTGTTGCTGCTTGATGAGCCGACAACGTATTTGGATCTCGCTCATCAGCTGGAAGTTCTGCAGGTCTTACAGCATTTAAACGAACAACAAGGGCGCACGATCGTGTTGGTTGTTCATGATATCAATCATGCCTCTCGTTTTGCTGATCATATGGTGGCGTTACGGGAAGGAGCGATCGTGCAAGAAGGCGTGCCCGAGGAGGTGATGAGTGCCCAAGTCTTACGTGATGTTTTCCACATTCATGCGGATGTTGTTTCTGATCCGAGGAATGGGAAACCGGTTTGTTTAAGCTATGATTTGTTGAGTCATACAGATTCCCAACAAGCATCGCAAAATTTTTATTCGTTAGGAGGGAAGCACGGTGCTGGATAG
- a CDS encoding NAD(P)/FAD-dependent oxidoreductase: protein MDSACYDVTIIGGGPAGLYAAFYSGMRDLKTKVIEYEEELGGKVNVYKEKTIWDVGGLPPTSGAQLISHLIDQSLTFHPTIALGEQVIDIQKMDNGYFQIKTDQNHEHYSKTIILATGYGILRQAKLNLEGAEKFETSNLHYTVKDLEQFRGEHVVISGGGNSAVDWANELEPVAKSVTVVHRRHHFGGHEKFVTRMRHSSVDILTPYAIDDIKTCPDGCCIEQVGLKHCENGKCQWRKTDAVLIHHGYQPDLTFLDHHPQDLQVEERRLRTSNQMETAASGIFAAGDISNHASSIPLIAGAFTEAGLAVNAAKLYIHPEADRYARVSSHNDRFKKSKSG, encoded by the coding sequence CTGGATAGCGCGTGTTATGACGTTACGATTATAGGTGGAGGTCCGGCAGGCTTATACGCTGCTTTTTATAGTGGAATGCGCGATTTGAAGACGAAAGTCATTGAATATGAAGAAGAGCTTGGCGGAAAAGTGAACGTATATAAGGAGAAAACCATTTGGGATGTTGGAGGGTTACCGCCAACAAGTGGCGCTCAGCTTATTTCACATCTTATCGACCAATCCTTAACGTTCCATCCTACGATTGCGTTAGGCGAGCAGGTCATAGACATACAGAAAATGGATAATGGCTATTTTCAAATAAAAACGGATCAAAATCATGAGCATTATTCAAAAACCATTATCTTGGCTACAGGGTATGGGATCTTGCGACAAGCGAAGTTAAACTTAGAAGGGGCGGAGAAATTTGAAACGTCGAACCTTCACTATACGGTAAAGGATCTGGAACAATTCCGAGGAGAACATGTTGTGATTTCGGGTGGGGGGAATTCGGCGGTCGACTGGGCCAATGAACTTGAACCGGTGGCTAAAAGTGTTACGGTTGTGCATCGACGTCATCATTTTGGAGGGCACGAGAAATTTGTGACTAGGATGCGGCATTCTTCGGTGGATATTCTGACCCCCTATGCCATTGACGATATCAAAACGTGTCCGGATGGTTGTTGTATCGAACAGGTGGGATTGAAACACTGTGAAAACGGAAAATGTCAATGGCGCAAGACAGATGCGGTTCTCATCCATCATGGGTATCAACCGGATTTGACTTTTCTTGATCACCATCCCCAGGATTTACAAGTGGAAGAACGCCGATTGCGCACTTCTAATCAAATGGAAACGGCAGCGTCGGGAATATTCGCAGCTGGTGATATATCAAATCATGCAAGCAGTATTCCACTTATTGCCGGGGCTTTTACGGAGGCTGGATTAGCTGTCAATGCCGCAAAGCTTTATATCCACCCTGAAGCCGACCGTTATGCACGTGTCTCTTCCCACAATGATCGCTTTAAAAAATCAAAAAGTGGTTGA
- a CDS encoding lysophospholipid acyltransferase family protein: MPRLQKLFFILMVKPILLIVLGINLHHPERLPKDGPAVMIANHNSHMDTPLLMNLFPLSKLPNIRPIAAADYFFKTRWLAWFATNIMNIIPIARRGGKKEKDPLEPLSAALDRGEVLIFFPEGTRGEPEQMTELKSGLAHLIKRHPHVPVYPIFTHGLGKAMPKGDPLIVPFTANIHIGKPLYWQGDREQFMAAASDRFRMLREEGNYGEWE, from the coding sequence ATGCCTCGGTTACAAAAGCTCTTTTTTATTCTTATGGTAAAACCGATATTGCTCATTGTGCTCGGCATTAATCTCCATCATCCGGAACGGCTGCCTAAGGATGGACCTGCGGTGATGATCGCCAATCACAACAGTCATATGGATACACCACTATTGATGAATCTGTTTCCTCTCAGCAAATTGCCCAACATCCGTCCGATTGCCGCTGCTGATTATTTTTTCAAAACACGCTGGCTTGCTTGGTTTGCCACCAATATTATGAACATCATCCCGATTGCAAGACGTGGCGGCAAAAAAGAAAAGGATCCGCTTGAACCGTTATCAGCTGCGCTTGACCGAGGTGAGGTGCTTATTTTCTTCCCTGAAGGCACACGCGGAGAACCGGAGCAAATGACGGAACTGAAAAGCGGGCTGGCTCATTTGATTAAACGTCACCCACATGTCCCCGTTTATCCCATATTTACACACGGATTAGGAAAGGCGATGCCGAAAGGAGACCCATTAATCGTCCCGTTTACCGCGAATATTCATATTGGGAAACCGCTTTATTGGCAGGGGGACCGCGAGCAATTTATGGCTGCCGCCAGTGATCGCTTTCGTATGTTGAGAGAAGAAGGGAACTACGGCGAATGGGAATGA
- a CDS encoding phosphatidate cytidylyltransferase, which yields MTLLSDVMQTILDMNVWASPLVQVLLGIFVLLIIASIVNGLLKRSKPEKNFSEIGDRIRSWWFMAIVFSIATLIHENISLVFFAFLTYLALKEYFSMVPTRRADRKVLFFAYLSIPIQFLWIYMEWYGMFIIFIPIYMFLFLPIVMVFIGQTKGFLKSIGAIHWGIMLMVFGLSHLAYFLALPEAMNPLAGGAGFIIYLVILTQLNDVSQFLFGKMFGKRKIVPAVSPNKTWAGFLGGIGVTVLLALLLAPLLTPFTWVAAIGSGVLISIFGFIGDVNISALKRDIGIKDSGKALPGHGGILDRIDSLTYTAPLFFHFTNFF from the coding sequence ATGACATTATTATCGGATGTTATGCAGACCATTTTAGATATGAATGTTTGGGCAAGCCCTCTTGTCCAAGTATTGCTCGGGATTTTTGTGCTTTTGATTATCGCAAGTATTGTTAATGGTCTTCTGAAACGATCGAAACCGGAAAAAAATTTCAGCGAGATCGGCGATCGTATTCGCTCCTGGTGGTTTATGGCGATAGTCTTTTCCATCGCGACGTTGATTCACGAAAACATATCACTCGTATTTTTTGCTTTCCTTACATATTTGGCTTTGAAAGAATACTTTTCGATGGTCCCGACACGACGGGCAGATCGCAAAGTTTTGTTTTTCGCCTACCTTTCTATTCCCATTCAATTTTTGTGGATTTATATGGAGTGGTATGGCATGTTCATCATCTTCATCCCTATTTATATGTTCTTATTTTTGCCGATTGTGATGGTGTTTATTGGTCAGACGAAGGGTTTTCTGAAGTCCATCGGTGCAATCCATTGGGGAATCATGCTGATGGTTTTCGGCTTAAGCCACCTGGCTTATTTTCTCGCACTTCCTGAAGCGATGAACCCGTTGGCAGGCGGTGCCGGTTTTATTATCTATTTGGTCATTCTCACGCAATTAAACGATGTCTCGCAATTTTTATTCGGAAAAATGTTTGGCAAGCGAAAAATTGTCCCGGCCGTTAGTCCGAACAAAACGTGGGCAGGATTTCTTGGCGGTATCGGAGTCACTGTGCTTCTTGCCCTTTTACTTGCTCCCTTGCTCACGCCTTTTACTTGGGTCGCTGCTATTGGCAGCGGGGTATTGATCAGCATCTTCGGTTTTATCGGGGATGTGAATATTTCAGCCTTAAAACGGGATATCGGTATCAAAGATAGCGGAAAGGCACTGCCGGGCCACGGGGGAATCTTGGATCGGATCGACAGCTTGACTTACACTGCACCGTTATTTTTCCATTTTACAAATTTCTTTTAG
- a CDS encoding CDP-alcohol phosphatidyltransferase family protein, translating into MVSIYELKPKFQQLLRPLVRGLAKIGVTANFVTISAAVLSVALGILLLLYPSYNWIILLVPAFLFFRMMLNAIDGMLAREHKMESSLGSILNELGDIVSDAAIYLPFALILDTSSAFVVSLVVLALVTEVTGILGTVIGGSRRYDGPMGKSDRAFAFGVLSLLIYFFSFPTVIYTIVIAALLLLLILTTFNRANRALKEVQS; encoded by the coding sequence GTGGTGAGTATCTACGAATTGAAACCTAAATTTCAACAATTATTACGCCCGCTTGTGAGAGGATTGGCAAAAATAGGAGTAACAGCAAATTTTGTTACAATCAGTGCCGCTGTCCTCTCAGTCGCGCTCGGGATCCTTTTGCTTCTATATCCCTCCTATAACTGGATAATTCTACTCGTCCCTGCTTTTCTATTTTTTCGAATGATGTTGAATGCCATTGATGGGATGCTTGCCCGCGAGCATAAGATGGAATCTTCCTTAGGATCCATCCTAAACGAATTGGGAGACATTGTTTCCGATGCAGCCATTTATTTGCCTTTTGCCCTCATTCTTGATACATCTTCTGCTTTTGTCGTCTCTCTCGTCGTTTTAGCGCTTGTGACGGAAGTAACGGGAATTCTTGGTACTGTTATTGGTGGGAGCAGGCGTTATGATGGTCCAATGGGTAAAAGTGATCGTGCGTTTGCGTTTGGTGTGTTGTCTCTGTTGATTTATTTTTTCTCATTCCCGACGGTTATCTACACCATCGTGATCGCTGCATTACTTTTGCTCTTAATTTTAACAACATTTAATCGTGCAAACCGTGCTTTAAAGGAGGTTCAGTCATAA
- a CDS encoding HAD family hydrolase: MQAILFDFDGTLANTLPVVQHAFQTAFKTFDGKNLSAQEVMSMFGPSETEIIRRNLANQAENDAIEMYYEVYKKNHAELVHKNEGIHNLLRSLKSDQGLKVGIVTGKARRSLDLSLEALGMEHFFDVIITGDDVECPKPDPEGIQQALSIVKVNSDQAMFLGDSDADIEAGLAANVYTIGVQWLPEYQTADFKQQPHRILKRIEEFNNL, translated from the coding sequence ATGCAAGCGATACTATTCGATTTTGATGGAACACTCGCCAACACTTTGCCAGTGGTGCAGCATGCTTTTCAAACAGCTTTTAAAACTTTTGACGGGAAAAACCTCTCGGCGCAAGAGGTCATGTCTATGTTTGGTCCGTCAGAGACAGAGATTATTAGGCGCAACCTCGCGAATCAGGCGGAAAATGATGCCATCGAAATGTATTATGAAGTATATAAAAAGAACCATGCCGAGTTGGTACATAAAAATGAGGGCATCCACAATTTGTTGCGTTCATTGAAAAGCGATCAAGGGTTAAAAGTGGGGATTGTCACGGGAAAAGCGAGGCGAAGTTTGGATCTATCGTTGGAAGCGCTTGGGATGGAACATTTTTTTGATGTTATCATTACCGGCGATGATGTTGAATGTCCAAAGCCGGATCCGGAAGGGATACAGCAAGCGCTCTCCATCGTAAAAGTGAATTCTGATCAGGCAATGTTTCTCGGTGATAGTGACGCGGATATTGAAGCAGGACTCGCTGCCAATGTGTACACGATTGGGGTGCAATGGCTTCCGGAATATCAAACAGCAGATTTTAAGCAGCAGCCTCATCGTATTTTAAAGCGAATAGAGGAATTTAATAATCTCTAG
- a CDS encoding pyridoxamine 5'-phosphate oxidase family protein, which translates to MKIVDDNGTQFGVDKEESQRLLEDILSRPLFAHLSTSHEKGPRDSPVWFLWENENIWIIGSYTIDSFPKRIEQDSRCAIGIVDFNIETGLVHHVGFRGKATLVPQDAERVKRLLSRYMGKQERWDPRFTAVLGDMDWLFVRFEPETIVVRDQSYKLQT; encoded by the coding sequence ATGAAAATCGTCGATGATAATGGTACCCAGTTTGGTGTTGATAAGGAGGAATCTCAACGTCTTCTTGAAGATATCCTCTCACGTCCCCTTTTTGCTCATTTATCTACTTCCCATGAGAAAGGACCTCGCGATTCACCTGTATGGTTTTTGTGGGAAAATGAGAACATCTGGATTATCGGTAGCTACACGATAGATTCTTTTCCGAAACGGATTGAGCAAGATTCTCGATGTGCAATCGGGATCGTGGACTTTAACATTGAAACAGGTCTCGTCCATCATGTTGGCTTTCGTGGAAAAGCGACCCTTGTACCTCAAGATGCTGAGCGGGTAAAGCGATTGTTAAGCCGTTATATGGGAAAACAAGAACGGTGGGATCCACGGTTCACTGCAGTACTCGGTGATATGGACTGGTTGTTCGTCCGATTTGAACCAGAAACGATAGTAGTCAGAGATCAATCGTATAAGCTTCAGACATGA
- a CDS encoding efflux RND transporter periplasmic adaptor subunit, with the protein MKKRMALLIGLLIVIAVVGINTYILSGKQASDSETIETITATEEDMYESIVANGIVEPQSEQRVYQETQHGDIEEIHVEAGDDVSEGDLLLSYEEEDEVSRQIVTIENGIDRLNLEVEQQTNQIANLETQIANAERDGEPDEVIEQYEQERDDLLFQQQLSNQEMSEQEEELEYYQDQQSDTHEVYSDVDGVVHERLEVSEAMEGEEPLLHIISDEDWEINGTVSEYDLVRLEEDQDVRVEANVVNDEDWEGTMVELGTAPADEDEFSEIEMEEDSATNYPFTVQLDEEAPELVHGFHTNVFIDVEAAVAATVIPAEVIQTEIDMESDEEMEYVDSLEDGHVTRQGIETGIRNEQGVQIISGVEPGDEIIIQDEENPVVPGMEVNQDDSTD; encoded by the coding sequence ATGAAGAAAAGAATGGCACTGTTGATCGGATTGTTGATTGTGATCGCTGTAGTAGGTATAAATACATACATATTGTCAGGAAAGCAAGCAAGTGATTCGGAGACCATTGAAACAATCACTGCAACAGAAGAAGATATGTACGAATCGATTGTCGCAAACGGCATCGTTGAACCACAAAGTGAACAACGTGTGTATCAAGAGACGCAACATGGCGATATCGAAGAAATTCACGTGGAGGCGGGCGACGATGTGAGCGAAGGGGATTTGCTTCTCAGTTATGAAGAGGAGGATGAAGTGAGTCGGCAAATCGTCACGATAGAAAATGGCATCGATCGTTTAAACTTGGAGGTCGAACAACAAACTAATCAGATCGCTAATTTGGAGACACAAATTGCCAATGCAGAAAGGGATGGTGAACCAGATGAAGTGATTGAACAGTACGAGCAAGAACGGGACGATCTCCTTTTTCAACAGCAATTATCGAACCAGGAAATGAGTGAACAAGAAGAAGAACTCGAATACTATCAAGACCAACAAAGTGATACACATGAAGTGTACAGCGATGTGGATGGCGTCGTACATGAACGTCTTGAGGTTTCTGAGGCGATGGAAGGCGAAGAGCCCCTCCTACATATCATTTCCGATGAGGATTGGGAGATTAACGGAACGGTTTCTGAATATGACCTCGTTCGTCTTGAAGAGGATCAGGACGTTCGTGTTGAAGCGAACGTGGTAAACGATGAGGACTGGGAAGGGACGATGGTTGAACTCGGCACAGCTCCGGCCGATGAGGATGAGTTCAGTGAAATTGAAATGGAGGAGGACAGCGCCACGAACTATCCGTTTACGGTTCAGTTGGATGAAGAGGCCCCTGAGCTTGTTCATGGCTTTCATACGAATGTTTTTATTGACGTAGAAGCTGCAGTAGCTGCTACGGTGATCCCGGCAGAGGTCATTCAAACCGAAATAGATATGGAGTCAGATGAAGAAATGGAATATGTCGATTCGTTGGAGGATGGGCATGTGACTCGACAAGGGATTGAAACCGGGATTCGCAATGAGCAAGGCGTGCAAATCATTTCCGGGGTCGAACCTGGAGATGAGATCATCATACAAGATGAAGAAAATCCAGTTGTACCGGGAATGGAAGTGAATCAAGATGATTCAACTGACTAA